The Tubulanus polymorphus chromosome 1, tnTubPoly1.2, whole genome shotgun sequence genome contains a region encoding:
- the LOC141915101 gene encoding frizzled-5-like has translation MWVNTMDVLVLLVLMFTGSSLAGAGSDQPRKCQEITIPMCRGIGYNMTFMPNQFNHDSQDEAGLEVHQFWPLVEIQCSPDLRFFLCSMYAPICMTNYHKNLPVCRSVCERAKSGCAPLMRQYGFAWPERMRCENLPLYGDKDQLCMDFNTSSPTPAPKPKYYPAPTVTHDPLSVSTVKGCSCRCNDPMVEVVDETSGYYNRITTGGVKNCVKTCQGTYFSPEEKTFASFWIGLWSILCCISTSMTVSTFFIDMQRFKYPERPIIFLSACYFMVSLGYIIRLAMGHEAVACDGQFIRYDTTGPAVCTVVFLFIYFFGMASSIWWVILSFTWFLAAGLKWGQEAIASYSQYFHLAAWLIPSVKSIAVLAMSSVDGDPIAGICFVGNQNLDNLRGFVLAPLFVYLIIGTSFLLAGFVSLFRIRNVIKAQGGQKTDKLEKLMIRIGVFSVLYTVPATIVIACYFYEQHFRESWETSHNCRCLTAEPIRPDYSVFMLKYFMCLVVGITSGFWIWSGKTLDSWRRFYGRLCRRSVSTAGSQSRISKYSNPSYHGSKQLPLSHV, from the coding sequence ATGTGGGTTAACACGATGGATGTGTTAGTATTATTAGTGTTGATGTTTACGGGATCCTCACTCGCCGGTGCCGGTTCGGATCAACCCCGTAAATGTCAAGAAATAACGATCCCGATGTGTCGGGGTATCGGGTATAATATGACATTCATGCCCAATCAATTTAACCACGATTCTCAAGACGAGGCCGGTCTGGAAGTTCATCAGTTTTGGCCGTTAGTCGAGATTCAATGTTCGCCGGATTTACGGTTTTTTCTGTGCAGTATGTACGCTCCAATTTGTATGACGAATTATCACAAGAATTTACCTGTTTGTCGGTCAGTTTGCGAGCGGGCCAAATCGGGATGCGCGCCGCTAATGCGACAGTACGGATTCGCCTGGCCCGAACGTATGAGATGCGAAAATCTACCTTTATACGGGGATAAGGACCAGTTATGTATGGATTTCAATACGTCGAGTCCGACACCGGCGCCTAAACCGAAATACTACCCTGCACCGACCGTTACTCACGACCCGCTATCAGTATCTACCGTTAAAGGTTGTTCTTGTCGTTGTAACGATCCGATGGTTGAAGTCGTGGATGAAACTAGCGGCTATTATAACCGTATCACAACCGGAGGAGTCAAAAACTGCGTGAAAACTTGTCAAGGAACGTATTTCAGCCCCGAGGAGAAAACATTCGCGTCGTTTTGGATCGGTTTATGGTCGATTTTATGTTGTATCTCGACCTCGATGACCGTTAGCACATTTTTCATCGACATGCAGAGATTTAAATATCCGGAACGGCCTATAATCTTCCTGAGCGCGTGTTATTTTATGGTTAGTCTCGGGTATATAATCAGACTTGCTATGGGCCACGAGGCTGTAGCTTGTGACGGTCAGTTTATTAGATACGATACGACTGGACCTGCCGTATGTACTGTCGTCTTTctgtttatatactttttcGGAATGGCGTCGTCGATCTGgtgggtgatattgagttttacCTGGTTCCTGGCCGCTGGATTGAAATGGGGACAGGAAGCTATCGCCAGCTAttcgcaatattttcatctggCGGCTTGGTTGATACCGTCTGTGAAGAGTATAGCAGTTCTAGCGATGTCGTCAGTTGACGGAGATCCGATCGCGGGAATCTGTTTCGTCGGGAATCAGAATCTCGATAATCTTCGCGGATTCGTTTTGGCTCCGCTATTCGTGTATCTAATCATCGGAACATCGTTCCTATTGGCCGGTTTCGTGTCCTTATTCCGAATCCGTAACGTTATTAAAGCACAAGGTGGACAGAAAACAGATAAACTGGAAAAACTAATGATCCGAATAGGAGTATTTTCGGTTTTATACACGGTACCGGCGACTATCGTCATCGCCTGCTACTTCTATGAACAACATTTTCGTGAAAGTTGGGAAACGAGTCACAATTGTCGGTGTCTGACAGCCGAACCGATCAGACCTGACTATTCAGTTTTCATGTTAAAATACTTTATGTGTTTAGTCGTAGGAATTACTTCAGGATTTTGGATTTGGAGCGGTAAGACTTTAGACTCGTGGCGACGGTTCTACGGCCGGCTGTGCCGACGATCTGTTTCTACTGCCGGTAGTCAATCTAGGATTAGTAAGTATAGCAACCCCAGTTATCACGGGAGTAAACAATTACCTTTAAGTCACGTGTGA